One genomic segment of Natrononativus amylolyticus includes these proteins:
- a CDS encoding ABC transporter ATP-binding protein, translating to MSDPGTAATRGTAAGGDPLAVHLEGITKRFPGVVANDDVDLRVERGTVHALLGENGAGKTTLMNVLYGLYEPNEGRVVLDGTERSFATPRDAIDAGVGMIHQHFMLVDTMTVAENIALGNEPRKWGGLAVDRDRIDREIRDLCDRYGFSVDPDATVDELSVGVQQRVEILKALYRGADVLILDEPTAVLTPQEVEGLYDVLEELTDQGKTIIFITHKLGEAMYAADGITVLRDGESVGTVAPAETSREELAELMVGREVLLEVDSEPPDVGEPVLETTGLRVEDDRGVDVVSGIDLEVRAGEIFGIAGVDGNGQGPLIEAITGLRVPDAGRIDFAGREITEWSRRRRIAAGMSYIPEDRHERGLVMPFDLVENGVLGSQRSPTYAEGGRIDWKRVRERTEDIIDTYDVRPPNADADARSLSGGNQQKFIVGREFERDPDLVVATHPTRGVDIGSTEFIHDRLLELRRDGTAILLVSSNLDEVQGLSDRLAVIHEGEFVDVTDPGDVTEEELGLLMAGERPETADPEAVATEDAFRGDDR from the coding sequence ATGAGCGATCCGGGCACGGCAGCGACGCGCGGAACGGCAGCGGGGGGAGATCCGCTCGCGGTTCACCTCGAGGGCATCACCAAGCGGTTTCCGGGCGTTGTCGCCAACGACGACGTCGACCTTCGCGTCGAGCGTGGCACCGTCCACGCACTCCTCGGCGAGAACGGCGCCGGGAAGACGACGCTGATGAACGTCCTCTACGGGCTCTACGAGCCGAACGAGGGGCGGGTCGTTCTCGACGGCACGGAGCGGTCGTTCGCGACGCCCCGAGACGCGATCGACGCCGGCGTCGGTATGATCCACCAGCACTTCATGCTGGTCGATACGATGACCGTCGCCGAGAACATCGCGCTCGGCAACGAGCCCCGGAAGTGGGGCGGGCTGGCGGTCGACCGCGACCGGATCGACCGCGAGATACGCGACCTCTGCGATCGGTACGGCTTCTCCGTCGACCCCGACGCGACGGTCGACGAACTCAGCGTAGGCGTCCAGCAGCGCGTCGAGATCCTCAAGGCGCTCTATCGCGGCGCCGACGTGTTGATCCTCGACGAGCCGACGGCGGTGCTCACCCCCCAGGAAGTCGAGGGACTCTACGACGTCCTCGAGGAACTCACCGACCAGGGGAAGACGATCATTTTCATCACGCACAAACTGGGCGAAGCGATGTACGCCGCCGACGGGATCACCGTCCTCCGGGACGGCGAGTCCGTCGGAACCGTCGCCCCCGCCGAGACGAGCCGCGAGGAACTCGCGGAGCTGATGGTCGGCCGCGAGGTACTCCTCGAGGTCGACAGCGAGCCCCCCGACGTCGGCGAGCCCGTTCTCGAAACGACGGGGCTGCGCGTCGAGGACGACCGCGGCGTCGACGTCGTTTCCGGGATCGACCTCGAGGTGCGCGCCGGCGAGATCTTCGGTATCGCAGGCGTCGACGGCAACGGCCAGGGGCCGCTGATCGAGGCGATCACCGGACTCCGGGTCCCCGACGCGGGGCGGATCGACTTCGCCGGGCGGGAGATCACCGAGTGGTCCCGCCGCCGCCGGATCGCCGCCGGAATGTCCTACATCCCCGAGGACCGCCACGAGCGCGGCCTCGTCATGCCGTTCGATCTGGTCGAAAACGGCGTGCTCGGGAGCCAACGCTCCCCGACGTACGCCGAGGGCGGACGCATCGACTGGAAGCGCGTGCGCGAGCGAACCGAGGACATCATCGACACCTACGACGTGCGCCCGCCGAACGCCGACGCCGACGCGCGCTCGTTATCCGGCGGCAATCAGCAGAAGTTCATCGTCGGCCGCGAGTTCGAGCGCGACCCCGACCTCGTGGTCGCGACCCACCCGACCCGCGGCGTCGACATCGGCTCGACGGAGTTCATCCACGACCGCCTGCTCGAACTCCGCCGGGACGGGACGGCGATCTTGCTGGTCTCGTCGAACCTCGACGAGGTACAGGGGCTCTCCGACCGGCTCGCGGTCATCCACGAGGGCGAGTTCGTCGACGTCACCGATCCCGGCGACGTCACCGAGGAGGAACTCGGGCTTCTGATGGCGGGCGAACGGCCGGAGACCGCCGACCCGGAGGCGGTGGCGACCGAGGACGCGTTCAGGGGTGACGACCGATGA
- a CDS encoding poly(R)-hydroxyalkanoic acid synthase subunit PhaE → MTDSGANPNDWNAFVEQWNEQFMSAVEQNMEAQVQFVESWADAVGEATEENELSEGVQGYARAYETWMDASEQMADRMTDALEGEDVDAEEFRDIWLNTANDAFKDVMSTTAFARMTGETVGDVLEAQQQADEAAESTLRTLGFATESDVVEVGDRLVELERRQHDVERKLDRVLDHLEDE, encoded by the coding sequence ATGACAGATTCAGGAGCAAACCCGAACGACTGGAACGCGTTCGTCGAACAGTGGAACGAGCAGTTCATGAGTGCAGTCGAACAGAACATGGAGGCGCAGGTCCAGTTCGTCGAGAGCTGGGCCGATGCGGTCGGCGAAGCCACCGAAGAAAACGAGCTCTCGGAAGGCGTCCAGGGCTACGCCCGCGCGTACGAAACCTGGATGGACGCCTCCGAACAGATGGCCGACCGGATGACCGACGCTCTCGAGGGCGAGGACGTCGACGCCGAGGAGTTCCGCGACATCTGGCTCAATACCGCCAACGACGCGTTCAAGGACGTGATGTCGACGACCGCGTTCGCCCGCATGACGGGCGAAACCGTCGGCGACGTCCTCGAAGCCCAGCAGCAGGCCGACGAGGCCGCCGAGAGTACCCTGCGAACGCTCGGCTTCGCCACCGAAAGTGACGTCGTCGAAGTCGGTGACAGACTGGTCGAACTCGAGCGCCGTCAACACGACGTCGAGCGCAAACTCGACCGCGTGCTCGATCACCTCGAGGACGAATGA
- a CDS encoding AbrB/MazE/SpoVT family DNA-binding domain-containing protein, with translation MTDDSGHPPWFTPGMFTKQMQEAGEQVADSQQELLSQMMQAGMANPFEGSSGFDPMNLGTATFKARVQSGGRISIPEPERDALDIEEGDIVQTIVVPVKRTREDSQ, from the coding sequence ATGACGGACGACTCCGGTCACCCGCCCTGGTTTACGCCCGGGATGTTCACGAAGCAGATGCAGGAGGCAGGCGAACAGGTTGCCGACTCCCAGCAGGAACTGCTCTCGCAGATGATGCAAGCGGGGATGGCGAACCCGTTCGAGGGATCGTCGGGGTTCGACCCGATGAACCTCGGGACGGCGACGTTCAAAGCCCGCGTCCAGAGCGGCGGCCGGATCAGCATTCCCGAACCCGAGCGGGACGCCCTCGACATCGAGGAGGGTGACATCGTCCAGACGATCGTCGTTCCCGTCAAACGAACCAGAGAGGACTCACAATGA
- a CDS encoding acylphosphatase — translation MNDRTRAHVFVSGTVQGVYYRANTRDTARERGVDGWVRNLEDGRVEAVFEGPEEAVDSMIEWCHGGSPAAEVEDVQAEYEEPRGADGFEVRY, via the coding sequence ATGAACGATCGGACGCGAGCGCACGTGTTCGTTTCGGGAACGGTACAGGGCGTTTACTACCGGGCGAACACCCGTGACACCGCCCGGGAGCGCGGCGTCGACGGCTGGGTGCGGAACCTCGAGGACGGCCGCGTCGAGGCGGTCTTCGAGGGGCCCGAGGAGGCGGTCGACTCGATGATCGAGTGGTGTCACGGGGGCAGTCCGGCGGCCGAGGTCGAGGACGTGCAAGCCGAGTACGAGGAGCCCCGGGGAGCCGACGGGTTCGAGGTTCGGTACTGA
- a CDS encoding NAD(P)H-hydrate dehydratase, whose amino-acid sequence MITGERMAAVDENAAALGVSQKQLMESSGNAVARVVRGIADPGARVAIVSGRGNNGGDAFVAARFLDAYDVTTLLLGRAEKVGTEIARENWEALEAGEYDVREVPDSRTLEIPDADVIVDAMLGTGISGELREPEATAARAINDADATVVAVDVPSGFDADAGDHAANGVDADRVVTFHESKPGLEDLEADVTVADIGIPAAAERFVGPGDVSLARPDERAGRAFVIGGGPYTGAPALAAQAALRAGAELSFVAAPDTVGGEIQGYAEDLIVQPYESDRLTPDQVADLVDTAESYDDVVVLGPGLGSAEETLEAARAFLESYTGPVVVDADALSVVPEVDTEATLVCTPNRRELADLGGPEVDDLRAVLEEIETLSAELGHVILAKGEEDVITDGERTRIDRSGVPGMAVGGTGDLLAGIVAGLLEHAEPFEAACAAARVNGTAGERVAETKHGGLLASDLLEEIPAALWGGDDE is encoded by the coding sequence ATGATAACCGGCGAACGGATGGCCGCCGTCGACGAGAACGCCGCCGCTCTCGGCGTGAGCCAGAAGCAGCTGATGGAGTCGAGCGGAAACGCCGTCGCTCGAGTCGTCCGCGGGATAGCCGATCCCGGCGCTCGGGTCGCGATCGTCTCGGGTCGCGGGAACAACGGCGGAGACGCCTTCGTCGCCGCCCGCTTCCTGGACGCCTACGACGTTACCACCCTGCTGCTCGGCCGTGCCGAGAAAGTCGGGACCGAGATCGCCCGTGAGAACTGGGAGGCCCTCGAGGCCGGCGAGTACGACGTTCGAGAGGTACCCGACTCGCGGACCCTCGAGATTCCGGACGCGGACGTGATCGTCGACGCGATGCTCGGTACGGGTATCTCGGGGGAGCTCCGCGAGCCGGAAGCGACCGCCGCGCGGGCGATAAACGATGCCGACGCCACGGTCGTCGCCGTCGACGTCCCCTCCGGGTTCGACGCGGACGCGGGCGACCACGCCGCAAACGGTGTCGACGCCGATCGAGTGGTGACGTTCCACGAGAGCAAGCCGGGCCTCGAGGACCTCGAGGCCGACGTCACCGTCGCCGACATCGGCATCCCGGCCGCCGCAGAGCGGTTCGTCGGGCCGGGCGACGTCTCGCTGGCCCGACCCGACGAGCGGGCGGGCCGGGCGTTCGTCATCGGCGGCGGACCCTATACGGGAGCGCCCGCACTGGCCGCCCAGGCCGCGTTGCGGGCGGGAGCGGAGCTCTCGTTCGTCGCCGCACCCGACACCGTCGGCGGGGAGATCCAGGGGTACGCCGAGGACCTCATCGTCCAGCCCTACGAGAGCGACCGGCTGACGCCCGACCAGGTGGCCGATCTGGTCGACACCGCCGAGTCTTACGACGACGTCGTCGTGCTGGGGCCGGGACTCGGCAGCGCCGAGGAGACGCTCGAGGCCGCCCGCGCGTTCCTCGAGTCCTACACCGGTCCCGTCGTGGTCGACGCCGACGCGCTGTCGGTCGTCCCCGAGGTCGACACCGAGGCGACGCTGGTCTGTACGCCCAACCGCCGCGAACTGGCGGATCTGGGCGGGCCGGAGGTCGACGACCTGCGGGCGGTGCTCGAGGAGATCGAGACGCTCTCCGCTGAGCTGGGCCACGTGATCCTCGCGAAGGGCGAGGAGGACGTGATCACCGACGGCGAGCGGACGAGAATCGACCGCTCGGGGGTGCCGGGAATGGCCGTCGGCGGCACCGGCGACCTGCTCGCGGGCATCGTCGCCGGACTGCTCGAGCACGCCGAGCCGTTCGAGGCGGCCTGCGCGGCCGCCCGCGTCAACGGCACCGCGGGCGAGCGGGTGGCCGAGACGAAACACGGCGGACTGCTCGCTTCGGACCTGCTCGAGGAGATCCCGGCGGCGCTATGGGGTGGTGACGATGAGTGA
- a CDS encoding BMP family lipoprotein: MARDRRRFLSGAGAAGLAALAGCVGGFGEEEGGDGDGDGVNVGMVYATGGLGDNSFNDMAREGVLQAEEEYDISFSESEPDTEGEFDGAQRDFAESGEYDLISCIGFAQLDALSGNAPEYPDQNFILIDDVLEEENVRSYVFGEHEGSFQVGHLAGLLTTMEFEAGESETNTDASTVGFVGGVESPLIQKFEAGFAAGVEHADGDADVVTSYVGDFNDTAGGQETALSMYQDQEADIVFHAAGATGVGVFQAAESEGRFAIGVDADQSQTEEGFADVILASMVKQVDTAVFTAIESVVNDEFDGGEVEELGLEDDGVQTVYGESIGDEIPDDVKDQIEESRQAIIDGEIDVPEEP; the protein is encoded by the coding sequence ATGGCACGTGACAGACGGCGGTTTCTGAGCGGTGCCGGTGCGGCCGGACTCGCGGCGCTGGCCGGCTGCGTCGGCGGATTCGGCGAGGAAGAGGGGGGCGACGGTGACGGTGACGGCGTCAACGTCGGCATGGTGTATGCCACGGGCGGACTCGGCGACAACTCGTTCAACGACATGGCCCGCGAGGGCGTTCTGCAGGCCGAGGAGGAGTACGACATCTCGTTCAGCGAGTCCGAGCCGGACACGGAAGGCGAGTTCGACGGCGCACAGCGTGACTTCGCCGAGTCCGGCGAGTACGACCTGATCAGCTGCATCGGCTTCGCACAGCTCGACGCGCTCTCGGGGAACGCCCCCGAGTACCCCGACCAGAACTTCATCCTCATCGACGACGTCCTCGAGGAGGAGAACGTCCGCAGCTACGTCTTCGGCGAGCACGAGGGCTCGTTCCAGGTCGGTCACCTCGCGGGGCTGCTGACGACCATGGAGTTCGAAGCCGGCGAGAGCGAGACGAACACCGACGCGAGCACGGTGGGCTTCGTCGGCGGCGTCGAGTCGCCGTTGATCCAGAAGTTCGAGGCCGGGTTCGCGGCCGGCGTCGAACACGCCGACGGCGACGCCGACGTCGTCACGAGCTACGTCGGCGACTTCAACGACACCGCGGGCGGCCAGGAAACTGCGCTCTCGATGTACCAGGACCAGGAGGCGGATATCGTCTTCCACGCCGCTGGCGCGACCGGCGTCGGCGTCTTTCAGGCCGCCGAGTCGGAGGGGCGCTTCGCCATCGGCGTCGACGCAGACCAGTCCCAGACCGAGGAGGGCTTCGCCGACGTGATCCTCGCGAGCATGGTCAAGCAGGTCGACACCGCGGTGTTCACCGCGATCGAGTCCGTCGTCAACGACGAGTTCGACGGCGGTGAGGTCGAGGAACTGGGCCTCGAGGACGACGGCGTCCAGACCGTCTACGGGGAGTCGATCGGCGACGAGATCCCCGACGACGTCAAAGACCAGATAGAGGAGTCCAGACAGGCGATCATCGACGGCGAGATCGACGTCCCCGAAGAGCCATAG
- the phaC gene encoding class III poly(R)-hydroxyalkanoic acid synthase subunit PhaC, with amino-acid sequence MKNPYALAMDMQRRAWESAAEVAEKSRVAPERTETFHDVGVGETPSEVVYEENKLRLLHYESQTEEQHDVPILVVYALINKPYILDLQPDRSVVKTLLESGFDVYLIDWGEPSPLDRSLTLEDYVDRYIDNCVDVVRERSSQESINLLGYCMGGTMSAMYAALHPQKVRNLGLMAAGLCFTGEGGVLEQWGAEEYYDPEKVTDTFGNVPAEFLDVGFALMDPVANSLTKYVRFYENMDDEDFVENFARMERWLSEGIDVAGATYDQFIRDVYQENRLIENELHLDGKHVDIENIEMPVLQIVAEYDHLIPPGASKPFNDAIPSEDTEIMEFATGHIGMSVSSRSHAELWPDVCAWFEERSQIEESLEAEPDTPTADDEAADAALAEDVAGDETGADDLTAITGIGDAYAADLREAGVETFEDLATADAADLAAETGLSPSRLEDWIERASDR; translated from the coding sequence ATGAAGAACCCCTACGCACTCGCGATGGACATGCAGCGACGGGCCTGGGAGAGCGCCGCCGAGGTCGCCGAGAAGAGCCGCGTCGCCCCCGAGCGCACGGAGACGTTCCACGACGTCGGGGTAGGGGAGACGCCGAGCGAGGTCGTCTACGAGGAGAACAAGCTCCGCCTGCTCCACTACGAGTCCCAGACCGAGGAGCAACACGACGTGCCGATCCTCGTCGTTTACGCGCTGATCAACAAACCGTACATCCTCGACCTCCAGCCCGACCGCTCGGTGGTGAAGACCTTACTCGAGTCCGGTTTCGACGTCTACCTGATCGACTGGGGCGAGCCCTCCCCGCTCGACCGCTCGCTCACGCTCGAGGACTACGTCGACCGATACATCGACAACTGCGTCGACGTGGTTCGAGAGCGTTCGAGCCAGGAATCGATCAACCTGCTCGGCTACTGCATGGGCGGCACCATGTCGGCGATGTACGCCGCACTCCACCCCCAGAAGGTTCGCAATTTGGGCCTGATGGCCGCCGGCCTCTGCTTTACCGGCGAAGGCGGCGTCTTAGAGCAGTGGGGTGCCGAGGAGTACTACGACCCCGAAAAAGTCACCGATACGTTCGGCAACGTCCCGGCAGAGTTCCTGGACGTCGGCTTCGCGCTCATGGACCCCGTTGCGAACAGCCTGACCAAGTACGTCCGCTTTTACGAGAACATGGACGACGAGGACTTCGTCGAGAACTTCGCCCGGATGGAGCGGTGGCTCTCGGAGGGGATCGACGTCGCCGGCGCCACCTACGACCAGTTCATCCGCGACGTCTACCAGGAGAACAGGCTGATCGAGAACGAACTCCACCTCGACGGAAAACACGTCGACATCGAGAACATCGAGATGCCGGTGCTCCAGATCGTCGCCGAGTACGACCACCTGATCCCGCCGGGCGCTTCCAAGCCGTTCAACGACGCGATTCCGAGCGAGGACACGGAGATCATGGAGTTCGCGACCGGCCACATCGGGATGTCGGTCTCCTCGAGAAGCCACGCCGAACTCTGGCCTGACGTCTGTGCGTGGTTCGAAGAGCGCTCGCAGATCGAGGAGTCGCTCGAGGCCGAACCCGATACACCGACAGCGGACGACGAGGCGGCCGACGCCGCCCTCGCCGAGGACGTCGCGGGCGACGAGACGGGCGCCGACGATCTGACGGCGATCACCGGAATCGGCGACGCCTACGCCGCCGACCTTCGCGAGGCGGGCGTCGAAACGTTCGAGGACCTCGCGACCGCCGACGCAGCCGATCTCGCCGCCGAAACCGGTCTCTCACCGTCTCGACTCGAGGACTGGATCGAGCGGGCGAGCGACCGCTGA
- a CDS encoding phosphomannomutase, which produces MTLFGTAGIRGPVADRVTPALALAVGQAAGEPGETFVVGRDGRETGQALAAAMESGLESAGADVRRVGQVPTPGLAFASQGRRGVMLTASHNPPADNGIKLFVDGVEYDRDAEEAVEALVEAPELADWDEWGSSERLEVLPSYREAVADYARAEFDAERPLEGLSIAVDCGTGVGALATPHVLERLGAHVVALNANVDGHFPARESKPTPETLTDFSAFLETSSFDLGLAHDGDADRLVVLDGEGEVVHEDTVLAVVAEHYTSTADVADPVVVTTPNASARIDERVREAGGRVERVRLGALHEGIARERNRGTDDTAVVFAAEPWKHIHTAFGGWIDGVASAAVVSALVGEAGGVDALREPVTERPYRKVSVDCPDEAKAPAMARLETTLPEAFPDATVDTDYGVRLEFPDASWLLVRPSGTEPYVRVYAESEDVDELVADARSVVDDAVANQR; this is translated from the coding sequence ATGACACTGTTCGGGACGGCAGGAATCCGCGGGCCGGTCGCAGACCGGGTGACGCCGGCGCTCGCGCTCGCGGTCGGCCAGGCCGCGGGCGAGCCGGGCGAAACGTTCGTCGTCGGGCGCGACGGGAGAGAGACGGGACAGGCGCTCGCGGCGGCGATGGAGTCGGGTCTCGAGAGCGCCGGCGCGGACGTCCGCCGGGTCGGTCAGGTGCCGACGCCGGGGCTGGCGTTCGCCTCGCAGGGTCGACGCGGCGTGATGCTCACCGCGAGTCACAACCCGCCGGCGGACAACGGCATCAAACTGTTCGTCGACGGCGTCGAGTACGACCGCGACGCCGAGGAGGCCGTCGAGGCGCTGGTCGAGGCCCCCGAACTCGCCGACTGGGACGAGTGGGGTTCCTCGGAGCGACTCGAGGTCCTCCCCAGCTACCGGGAGGCCGTCGCCGACTACGCCCGCGCGGAGTTCGACGCCGAACGGCCCCTCGAGGGGCTCTCGATCGCCGTCGACTGTGGCACCGGCGTCGGCGCGCTCGCGACCCCGCACGTCCTGGAACGCCTCGGCGCGCACGTTGTGGCGCTGAACGCGAACGTCGACGGCCACTTCCCCGCCCGCGAGAGCAAGCCGACCCCCGAGACGCTGACCGACTTCTCGGCGTTCCTCGAGACGTCGTCGTTCGACCTCGGGCTCGCTCACGACGGCGACGCCGATCGGCTGGTCGTCCTCGACGGCGAGGGCGAAGTGGTCCACGAGGACACCGTCCTCGCGGTCGTCGCCGAACACTACACCAGCACGGCCGACGTCGCCGACCCCGTCGTCGTCACCACGCCGAACGCCTCCGCGCGAATCGACGAGCGGGTGCGCGAGGCGGGCGGGCGGGTCGAGCGCGTGCGCCTCGGCGCGCTCCACGAGGGGATCGCTCGAGAGCGTAATCGGGGGACCGACGACACAGCCGTCGTCTTCGCCGCCGAGCCCTGGAAGCACATCCACACCGCGTTCGGCGGCTGGATCGACGGCGTCGCCAGCGCCGCCGTCGTGAGCGCGCTCGTCGGCGAGGCCGGCGGCGTCGACGCCCTTCGGGAGCCGGTGACCGAACGCCCCTACCGGAAGGTGAGCGTCGACTGTCCGGACGAGGCGAAGGCGCCGGCGATGGCACGCCTCGAGACGACGCTCCCCGAGGCGTTTCCGGACGCGACGGTCGACACCGACTACGGGGTGCGCCTCGAGTTCCCCGACGCCTCGTGGTTGCTCGTCCGGCCCAGCGGGACCGAGCCGTACGTCCGGGTGTACGCGGAAAGCGAGGACGTCGACGAACTGGTCGCCGATGCCAGGTCGGTCGTCGACGACGCCGTGGCGAACCAGCGCTGA
- a CDS encoding MaoC family dehydratase encodes MTRQRAETNVAELAAAWTSVTGQFVKSAAAANRAAVSAMFPQTDGPAETENRCVEPAVPSLEYSALDWTFERTVDDRAELGVGDAVTFEKTLSEDDVHAFARVSGDTNRLHLDEAFAAETRFGERIAHGTLVSGLISAALARLPGLTIYLSQDLEFRGPVRIGDRVSARVEIVEDLGDGQYRLETRVRDEDADETVVDGEAVVLIDELPDA; translated from the coding sequence ATGACACGACAGCGCGCGGAGACGAACGTCGCCGAACTGGCCGCCGCCTGGACGTCTGTCACCGGCCAGTTCGTCAAGAGCGCCGCCGCGGCGAACCGTGCGGCCGTCTCCGCGATGTTCCCGCAGACCGACGGACCCGCAGAAACCGAAAACCGGTGCGTCGAACCGGCCGTCCCCTCCCTCGAGTACTCCGCCCTCGACTGGACGTTCGAGCGAACGGTCGACGATCGCGCGGAGCTCGGCGTCGGCGATGCGGTTACCTTCGAGAAAACGCTCTCGGAGGACGACGTCCACGCGTTCGCGCGGGTGAGCGGCGACACCAACCGCCTCCACCTGGACGAGGCGTTCGCCGCGGAGACTCGATTCGGCGAGCGAATCGCCCACGGGACGCTCGTCTCGGGGCTCATCAGCGCCGCACTCGCGCGCCTGCCCGGGCTCACGATCTACCTCTCCCAGGACCTCGAGTTCCGCGGACCGGTACGGATCGGCGACCGGGTATCGGCGCGAGTCGAGATCGTCGAGGACCTCGGGGACGGCCAGTACCGCCTCGAGACGCGGGTTCGGGACGAGGACGCCGACGAGACGGTCGTCGACGGCGAAGCCGTCGTGTTGATCGACGAGTTGCCCGACGCGTAG
- the moaC gene encoding cyclic pyranopterin monophosphate synthase MoaC yields MSEDDRSETRHADDPGTADEPGTANDLTHTTAEGDAQMVDVGDKPDSRRRAVAVGEIRLQPTTIEAIRADEVGKGDVLATARIGAIQAVKHTWETIPMCHQIPITNVDTEFAVAEDRIELEVAVETTGKTGCEMEALEGVTTGLNVIWDMVKAVEKDDDGQYPETGIENVRVLAKEKQSAE; encoded by the coding sequence ATGAGTGAGGACGACCGCTCCGAGACGCGCCACGCCGACGACCCCGGCACGGCAGACGAGCCTGGAACCGCCAACGATCTCACCCACACGACGGCCGAAGGCGACGCCCAGATGGTCGACGTAGGCGACAAACCCGATTCGCGGCGCCGCGCGGTCGCCGTGGGCGAGATCCGCCTCCAGCCGACGACGATCGAGGCGATCCGAGCCGACGAGGTCGGCAAGGGCGACGTCCTCGCCACCGCCCGAATCGGCGCGATACAGGCGGTCAAACACACCTGGGAGACGATCCCCATGTGTCACCAGATCCCGATTACGAACGTCGACACCGAGTTCGCCGTCGCTGAGGATCGGATCGAACTCGAGGTCGCCGTCGAAACGACGGGCAAAACGGGCTGCGAGATGGAGGCGCTCGAGGGCGTGACGACGGGGCTGAACGTGATCTGGGATATGGTGAAAGCCGTCGAGAAGGACGACGACGGCCAGTATCCCGAGACGGGAATCGAGAACGTGCGGGTGCTCGCAAAGGAGAAGCAGTCGGCCGAATAA
- a CDS encoding beta-ketoacyl-ACP reductase, which yields MSMDGRTCVITGSARGIGRGIAEHLGREGGNVVINYRSSEGAAHEVAEAIEAAGGRAITAQGDVTDRADVDHVRAVCHEAFGPADVLVNNAGITADTQFTNMSREEWDRVMDVNLGGMFNCTRAFYDDLWNAHEGRLINISSIVGKQGNFGQANYAAAKSGMFGFTRTIALELAQGGSTANCVAPGFTRTEMLESVPEKVLDRIVAGIPLERLAEVEDIAAAVRFLASEESSYITGEVIDVNGGMDL from the coding sequence ATGTCAATGGACGGCCGAACGTGTGTCATTACGGGATCGGCGCGGGGGATCGGCCGCGGAATCGCAGAACACCTCGGGCGGGAGGGCGGGAACGTCGTCATCAACTACCGGTCGTCGGAGGGAGCGGCCCACGAGGTCGCCGAGGCGATCGAAGCCGCCGGGGGGCGGGCGATCACCGCACAGGGAGACGTCACGGACAGGGCGGACGTCGATCACGTTCGAGCGGTGTGTCACGAGGCGTTCGGCCCCGCGGACGTGCTCGTCAACAACGCCGGAATCACCGCCGACACGCAGTTCACGAACATGAGCCGCGAGGAGTGGGATCGGGTGATGGACGTCAATCTCGGCGGGATGTTCAACTGCACCCGGGCGTTCTACGACGACCTCTGGAACGCCCACGAGGGGCGGCTCATCAACATCTCGAGCATCGTCGGCAAGCAGGGGAACTTCGGCCAGGCGAACTACGCTGCCGCGAAAAGCGGGATGTTCGGGTTTACCCGGACCATCGCCCTCGAACTGGCCCAGGGTGGCTCGACCGCGAACTGCGTCGCGCCCGGTTTCACCCGCACCGAGATGCTCGAGAGCGTCCCCGAGAAGGTCCTCGATCGGATCGTCGCGGGGATCCCCCTCGAACGGCTCGCGGAGGTCGAGGACATCGCCGCTGCCGTCCGATTTCTCGCGAGCGAGGAGTCTTCGTACATCACCGGCGAAGTGATCGACGTCAACGGCGGGATGGACCTGTAA